The Leadbetterella byssophila DSM 17132 DNA window CGTATTATATGTATGCTTATTCCATGTATAAGGATACTCCTCCATATAATTTGGATCAGACGAATACCTTGACGGCTATTGATGCTCTTCAGACCTTTATAAACTCTTATCCTGATAGCAAGTACGCAGATGATTGTGCAAAGAATCTACAAGATTTGAGGGAAAGATTAGAGCGTAAGTCTTACGAAAAAGCTAAGCAGTATTTCAAAACTCGTGACCCGTCTTGGGGCGGTTTGAGTAATTATTTAGCTTCTGTAGTGACTATAGATAACTTCAAAAAGGATTTTCCTGATTCGAAGTATAACGAGGAACTGAGTGCTATGCAGATCACTGCACAGTATGAACTGGCTGATCTTAGTTTATTTAATAAACAAAAGGAGAGATACAATCAGGCTATTGAATACTACAATAAGTTTATTGACAAATATCCCAATAGCAAATACCTTAAGGATCTGGAAAAACTTTATGATAAATCCTTAAAAGGATTGCAAAAAGTAGCAGAAATAGAGAAGCAGATAGAGGAGATGAAAAAGCAAGCTGAAGCCGCTAAAGCGGAAGAAGTTGATAAATAAGAAAAAGTTTTGTAATTTTGCGTTTTAAATTGAAATAACTATGGCAATAAATCCTTCGATTATCACTCGCGATACAGATGTTTTGGCTTCTAAGACCACTAACTTGTATGAATCTGTGTACGTAGTTTCTAAGAGGGCTCAGCAAATCGCGATTAAATCTAAAGAAGAGTTATCG harbors:
- a CDS encoding outer membrane protein assembly factor BamD produces the protein MNLRLYPLLVLSVLIFSCSREFSRVQKKGTTEEKYAAAVKYYKKADYYKASVLFEEIAPLLKGDSTAERTQFYNAYANYYLGNYQMSSYLFNTFYATYNNSPFAEEAYYMYAYSMYKDTPPYNLDQTNTLTAIDALQTFINSYPDSKYADDCAKNLQDLRERLERKSYEKAKQYFKTRDPSWGGLSNYLASVVTIDNFKKDFPDSKYNEELSAMQITAQYELADLSLFNKQKERYNQAIEYYNKFIDKYPNSKYLKDLEKLYDKSLKGLQKVAEIEKQIEEMKKQAEAAKAEEVDK